A window of the Candidatus Nitrosotalea okcheonensis genome harbors these coding sequences:
- a CDS encoding DNA-methyltransferase, translating to MKFINQIIQGDNLETLSKMEENSVNLTITSPPYRNAIDYGMHVKHGSNEPGKNYRGKLSLSLEKYIQDMGEIFDAVKRVTVDGGYCCIVIGNEINKGTLEPLPALLTAELVRRGWNLHEEIVWHKVTGGANRAGSFVQHPYPSYFRANIMHEKILVMRKGKNKLRREIGYAFKNLNPILWKEIANSVWHIAPVPPGYLDHPCPYPEEIPFRLIHLYSYRGDVVLDPFNGSGQTTKLANLYGRKFIGIDIHKKYVKLAKERLKEPPNLRHESLMLEFDEDCEEMVPKWNKVKTWAQPLDEYK from the coding sequence ATGAAATTCATTAATCAAATAATTCAAGGAGACAACCTTGAGACTTTATCCAAGATGGAAGAGAATTCTGTTAATCTTACTATCACATCTCCACCATATAGAAATGCAATAGACTATGGTATGCATGTAAAACATGGTAGTAATGAACCTGGAAAGAATTATCGAGGAAAGTTATCTCTCTCCTTAGAGAAATACATCCAAGATATGGGTGAAATTTTTGACGCAGTAAAGAGAGTTACTGTGGATGGCGGTTATTGTTGTATAGTAATAGGAAATGAAATTAACAAGGGAACATTAGAGCCACTACCAGCTTTATTAACAGCTGAGTTAGTCAGGCGGGGTTGGAATTTACATGAAGAAATTGTATGGCATAAGGTAACAGGAGGCGCAAATAGAGCTGGAAGTTTTGTACAACATCCCTATCCATCATATTTCCGAGCCAACATAATGCATGAAAAAATTCTTGTCATGAGAAAAGGGAAAAATAAGTTAAGAAGAGAGATTGGTTACGCATTTAAAAATCTAAACCCAATTTTGTGGAAAGAAATAGCAAATTCTGTCTGGCATATTGCTCCAGTACCACCGGGATATTTGGATCATCCATGTCCATATCCAGAAGAGATTCCCTTTAGACTAATTCATCTTTATAGCTATCGTGGTGATGTAGTATTAGATCCATTCAATGGTAGTGGTCAAACTACAAAATTGGCTAACCTATATGGACGGAAATTCATTGGAATTGATATTCATAAAAAGTATGTCAAACTTGCAAAAGAGAGACTGAAAGAACCACCAAACTTGAGGCATGAATCATTAATGTTAGAATTTGATGAGGATTGTGAAGAGATGGTACCAAAATGGAATAAAGTCAAGACGTGGGCACAGCCGCTTGATGAATACAAATAG
- a CDS encoding RusA family crossover junction endodeoxyribonuclease, which yields MEFRFKKNIVNFSIRDFEPLTDNDDTIERKITLRDRIKEQINSDKIKKIRNDYKQNLFSVKVIYYLNANTLVRGKHEKDLDNMTKIVSDVLTDYLSDQDKVKQEKNGLGLMHDDVDIHELHLIKKFVKIDSDQGLDISLYKWGNKKPKQDNA from the coding sequence ATGGAGTTTCGATTTAAGAAAAACATTGTAAACTTTAGTATACGAGATTTCGAACCTCTTACAGATAATGATGACACTATTGAAAGAAAAATTACTCTTCGAGATAGGATAAAAGAACAAATTAATTCAGACAAGATAAAAAAGATAAGAAATGACTATAAACAAAATCTGTTTTCTGTAAAAGTTATCTATTATCTCAATGCAAATACACTGGTTCGGGGAAAACATGAAAAAGACTTGGATAATATGACAAAAATTGTATCAGATGTTTTAACTGATTATCTCTCGGATCAAGATAAGGTAAAACAAGAAAAAAATGGTCTTGGATTAATGCACGATGATGTAGATATTCATGAATTGCATTTAATTAAAAAATTTGTTAAGATAGATTCTGATCAAGGACTTGACATTTCACTCTACAAATGGGGTAATAAAAAACCTAAACAAGATAATGCCTAG
- a CDS encoding HNH endonuclease, whose protein sequence is MVLTVVEDAKQILALQQKFSKILESKSDGHFPMEVGNTKYPDDYSHTVYDFSKHGFWYAHHETPGAPYRRYVNVFGITEKNEREFDTEFFYKIICEINLPPSGNNWSVASAFVTDEAGKTYLVHSGKISGGKNAIGQSDFEKHFSGHGKWGFVKGTADPRKRVIIISELDDKQLVSNLADFVKQVHQIKTLTEGGNLPNNPSIQTENRTVTNKTQSSSRLSGDEKEFSVAKTGMKFEEFWALIQKSPSLTLETLKRKKPFKMSYDSSNDSVVVIPEHKKNPRKIYRNEFEKVWSVAEKILFNTLQKTIHKKNLNSAYHVAIIDHFVRDEIEKLSRTFEYITGKKYESDDTQTDEMEQSYLESIELNKTKDEIRKELRDVSPQTPQMIEVRGRKCKRDNKTIVQLKILRDFKCQICGHTFRQKNGKFYAEGAHIDKKSKFGPETSSNIMILCPNHHREFDLGNTEIIKRTMDEIIFKLNGIPHRIKLSL, encoded by the coding sequence ATGGTTCTTACTGTAGTAGAGGATGCAAAGCAAATCCTTGCTCTTCAGCAAAAATTCTCTAAGATATTAGAATCAAAATCTGATGGACATTTTCCTATGGAAGTTGGTAATACCAAATATCCTGATGATTATTCTCATACTGTATATGACTTTTCAAAACATGGATTCTGGTATGCCCATCATGAAACTCCAGGTGCGCCGTATCGTAGATATGTGAATGTATTTGGGATAACAGAAAAAAATGAACGGGAATTTGATACAGAATTTTTTTATAAAATAATCTGTGAAATTAATTTACCACCATCAGGAAATAACTGGTCCGTAGCAAGTGCTTTTGTGACGGATGAGGCTGGAAAAACCTACCTTGTACATTCTGGAAAAATAAGTGGTGGCAAAAATGCAATAGGGCAATCTGACTTTGAAAAACACTTTTCTGGCCATGGGAAATGGGGATTTGTAAAAGGAACTGCAGATCCAAGAAAAAGAGTTATCATCATATCTGAATTGGATGATAAGCAACTAGTTTCAAACCTTGCCGATTTTGTAAAACAAGTACACCAAATCAAAACATTGACAGAGGGAGGAAATCTTCCTAACAACCCCTCAATTCAAACAGAAAATAGAACTGTTACAAATAAGACACAATCTAGCTCTCGTCTTTCTGGTGATGAAAAAGAGTTTTCTGTTGCAAAAACTGGAATGAAATTTGAAGAGTTTTGGGCTCTTATACAAAAATCACCATCACTGACTCTTGAGACCTTGAAACGAAAAAAACCATTCAAGATGTCTTATGATTCATCAAATGATTCAGTAGTTGTAATTCCTGAGCATAAAAAAAATCCAAGGAAAATCTATAGAAATGAATTTGAGAAAGTCTGGAGTGTAGCAGAAAAAATACTTTTCAATACACTTCAGAAGACAATACATAAAAAAAATCTCAATTCTGCTTACCATGTTGCCATAATCGATCATTTTGTAAGAGATGAGATAGAAAAGTTATCTAGAACTTTTGAATACATTACTGGCAAAAAATACGAATCTGATGATACACAAACTGATGAGATGGAACAGTCCTATCTTGAATCAATTGAACTAAACAAAACCAAGGATGAAATTAGAAAAGAACTGAGAGATGTGAGCCCACAAACACCTCAGATGATTGAAGTACGAGGCAGGAAATGTAAAAGAGACAACAAGACCATTGTACAACTAAAAATATTACGTGATTTTAAATGCCAAATATGTGGGCATACCTTTAGACAGAAAAATGGCAAATTCTATGCTGAGGGGGCTCATATTGATAAAAAAAGTAAATTCGGGCCAGAAACTTCAAGCAACATTATGATCCTATGTCCCAACCACCACAGAGAATTTGATCTTGGTAATACAGAAATAATCAAACGCACTATGGATGAAATTATTTTCAAACTAAACGGAATACCGCATCGAATTAAACTTAGTTTATAA
- the dcm gene encoding DNA (cytosine-5-)-methyltransferase, protein MVKKDAFTFIDLFAGIGGMRLAFERAGGRCVFSSEWNKFSQQTYEANFGEVPEGDITNINENDIPDHDILAGGFPCQPFSIAGVSKKQSLNRPHGFEDETQGTLFFDIARILKAKRPKAFLLENVKNLQSHDKGKTLKIILKTLRDHLGYDVHYKIMDAKVVVPQHRERIFIVGFSEPTEFSFPEIPDRKLIMHDILESKVDKKYTLTKGVWNALQRHAANSKAKGNGFGYGMTNLDGISRTLSARYYKDGSEVLIPQKNNPVPRRLTPRECARLMGFPESFKIVVSDSQAYRQFGNALVVPLVEEIAKSVVECVQSKKRRITIADYT, encoded by the coding sequence ATTGTGAAAAAGGACGCGTTTACATTCATTGATCTTTTTGCAGGAATAGGGGGAATGAGGCTTGCATTTGAAAGAGCCGGCGGAAGGTGCGTCTTTTCCTCGGAATGGAACAAGTTCTCCCAGCAGACCTATGAAGCAAACTTCGGGGAAGTGCCGGAGGGAGATATTACAAACATAAACGAAAATGATATTCCTGATCATGACATACTTGCAGGAGGGTTTCCATGCCAGCCGTTTTCAATTGCCGGAGTATCCAAGAAGCAGAGCCTCAACAGGCCGCATGGATTTGAGGATGAAACACAGGGCACATTGTTTTTTGATATTGCAAGAATTCTAAAAGCAAAGAGGCCCAAGGCGTTTCTTCTTGAAAATGTAAAGAACCTCCAGAGTCATGACAAGGGAAAGACCCTGAAGATAATACTGAAGACGCTGCGGGACCATCTTGGTTATGATGTTCATTACAAAATAATGGATGCAAAAGTTGTTGTTCCACAGCACAGGGAAAGAATATTTATTGTAGGTTTTTCAGAGCCGACAGAATTTTCATTTCCAGAAATTCCTGATAGAAAACTCATTATGCATGATATTCTGGAAAGCAAGGTGGACAAGAAATACACTCTGACCAAGGGAGTGTGGAACGCACTTCAGAGGCATGCTGCAAACAGCAAGGCAAAGGGAAACGGATTCGGATATGGCATGACCAATCTTGATGGTATTTCCAGAACACTGAGTGCAAGATACTACAAGGATGGGTCGGAAGTTCTGATTCCACAGAAAAATAATCCCGTTCCAAGAAGGCTTACTCCCCGTGAATGTGCAAGACTAATGGGTTTTCCGGAATCATTCAAGATTGTTGTCTCCGACTCGCAGGCCTATAGACAGTTTGGAAATGCGCTGGTGGTTCCGCTTGTTGAAGAGATTGCAAAGTCTGTTGTTGAATGTGTCCAGAGTAAAAAAAGAAGAATCACAATAGCGGATTATACTTGA
- a CDS encoding UvrD-helicase domain-containing protein: MSIQPSQEQEKIIKFDNNAIVVSNPGTGKTTTLSWKVMRLLETGVNPENILCITFTEKAKKEMFEKIFEMAKGKFPDSEIMKLNIHTFHGFAFNYLVDAGLITREITGNNAMRYAILESYENNKAFNYTKDYLISEIVPKSENALRYIKSFGITHDKINVKKTSDIIEKTYDETKSTYTLDEMLAFLKYFVSAYKDYEESKLGAVDYSDMLLIFIEKFRGKKFQYVLVDEMQDMNELEAKIVEMVGENIFLVGDAKQAIFGFQGGSVKNFERFMKTCQPMLLSTNRRSTQQILDYSKTNFLQRTSNKKDFAEQLETFNSIKEAGEHPKIISTRAHLTQIQKIIEENKEKTVAIITRTNSQIVEISQFLDSCNIQYSSTTSQATTEMAKGEIISYLRGMISDRVEYKISATFTIFSPFTLKEAFEISESHKRKRSSDNLEKIKSFGISLKREDIDKTFDDIIYPLCVSKGAEWFSTAITIKQQVDEYLSLPTPTIDGLFDFIAIAEESYTERNIDSKITLTTVHKAKGRDFDVVVYLPKSSASRTSFIDVIVQAILESSGIDIKKELVEESLRIDFVAFTRAKEKLIIITDDKDKAKYYVENLSEIEIDSNAENAIATKIDSRLSEAFSLFIAGRFDDSKKLLKQEDGWLEQFIINYFKSITHLSYSSVTTKPYEFLLRNIIKMPFVSNAAEFGSTVHNAMQSILENQTKLEDYKDDVRKAVENGLNAIDDLKKQYPGLHYVSSEETCDMPLRSMIEYDDDRLIFTGRIDAIFQHDDGYLIVDYKTDRNSDKASEHKRQLSVYRKMYSKLKNIPEEKIKIIIIFLALRGSVNTGKFDRLVEKEKRNAFPTFEEHLRKVLEWKQDPSKFVQDLFDDSHDDLLYQAIKGKLLHST; encoded by the coding sequence TTGAGCATTCAGCCCTCACAAGAACAAGAAAAAATAATAAAATTTGACAATAATGCAATAGTAGTTTCAAATCCAGGAACTGGAAAGACTACCACATTATCATGGAAGGTAATGAGGCTCCTTGAAACCGGCGTAAATCCTGAGAATATCTTGTGTATCACATTTACAGAAAAGGCAAAGAAGGAAATGTTTGAAAAGATATTCGAGATGGCAAAAGGCAAGTTTCCAGATTCTGAGATAATGAAGCTTAACATACATACGTTTCATGGTTTTGCATTCAACTATCTTGTTGATGCAGGGCTGATTACAAGAGAAATAACAGGAAATAACGCCATGAGGTATGCCATACTTGAGAGTTATGAAAATAACAAGGCATTCAATTATACCAAGGACTATCTTATTTCTGAAATCGTACCCAAGTCAGAAAACGCCCTGAGATACATCAAGAGCTTTGGCATAACCCACGACAAGATAAATGTCAAAAAAACTTCTGATATCATAGAAAAAACATACGATGAAACTAAAAGTACTTACACGCTTGACGAGATGCTGGCATTTTTGAAATATTTTGTTTCTGCATACAAGGACTATGAGGAATCAAAGCTTGGTGCAGTAGATTATTCTGACATGTTGCTGATATTCATAGAAAAATTCCGCGGAAAAAAATTCCAGTATGTTCTAGTTGACGAAATGCAAGACATGAATGAGCTTGAAGCCAAGATTGTGGAAATGGTAGGAGAGAACATATTTCTTGTAGGTGATGCAAAACAGGCAATATTTGGATTCCAGGGAGGATCTGTAAAAAACTTTGAAAGGTTTATGAAAACTTGTCAGCCTATGCTTCTTTCAACAAACAGGAGAAGTACACAGCAGATACTTGATTATTCAAAGACAAATTTTCTTCAAAGGACTTCAAATAAAAAGGACTTTGCAGAACAACTTGAAACTTTTAATTCCATCAAGGAAGCAGGTGAGCATCCAAAGATAATATCCACAAGGGCACACCTGACACAGATTCAAAAAATAATAGAAGAGAACAAGGAAAAGACTGTTGCAATCATAACCAGAACAAACTCACAGATTGTAGAAATATCCCAGTTTCTTGATTCCTGCAATATACAATATTCCTCAACTACATCCCAGGCAACAACTGAGATGGCTAAAGGTGAGATAATCAGCTATCTTCGAGGCATGATCTCAGACAGGGTAGAATACAAGATATCTGCAACATTTACGATATTTTCCCCTTTTACCCTCAAAGAGGCGTTTGAGATTTCAGAGTCACATAAGAGAAAACGAAGTAGTGACAATCTAGAAAAAATCAAGTCATTTGGCATATCGCTCAAAAGAGAAGATATTGACAAGACGTTTGACGATATAATCTACCCTTTGTGTGTCTCCAAAGGAGCCGAGTGGTTTTCTACAGCAATTACAATCAAGCAACAGGTAGATGAATACCTGTCCCTTCCTACTCCCACAATAGACGGACTCTTTGACTTTATTGCCATAGCCGAAGAGTCTTACACAGAAAGAAACATTGATTCAAAAATAACGCTTACAACAGTACACAAGGCAAAAGGGAGAGACTTTGATGTTGTAGTATATCTTCCAAAGTCTAGTGCGTCAAGGACAAGTTTTATCGATGTCATTGTACAGGCAATACTAGAATCCAGTGGTATTGACATAAAAAAAGAACTTGTAGAGGAATCATTGAGAATTGATTTTGTCGCATTTACAAGAGCCAAGGAGAAATTAATTATTATAACTGATGACAAGGACAAAGCAAAATACTATGTCGAAAATTTGTCTGAAATTGAGATTGATTCTAATGCAGAAAATGCTATTGCAACTAAAATTGACAGCAGGTTGTCAGAGGCATTTTCGTTGTTTATTGCAGGAAGATTTGATGATTCAAAAAAACTGCTAAAGCAAGAAGACGGGTGGCTTGAACAGTTTATAATTAATTATTTTAAAAGCATTACACATCTTTCTTATTCCAGCGTTACAACAAAACCATACGAATTTCTTCTCAGAAATATAATTAAAATGCCATTTGTCTCTAATGCTGCAGAATTTGGAAGCACTGTACATAATGCAATGCAGAGTATTTTAGAAAATCAAACAAAGCTTGAGGATTACAAGGATGATGTGAGAAAGGCAGTTGAAAATGGGCTCAATGCAATAGACGATCTAAAAAAGCAATACCCTGGACTACATTATGTATCATCTGAAGAAACATGTGATATGCCTTTACGATCTATGATTGAATATGACGATGACCGGCTGATTTTCACAGGTAGAATAGATGCAATTTTTCAGCATGATGACGGGTATCTGATTGTAGACTACAAAACGGACAGAAATTCTGACAAGGCATCTGAGCACAAGAGGCAACTATCAGTATATAGAAAAATGTATTCAAAATTAAAAAACATTCCAGAAGAGAAGATCAAGATCATCATCATCTTTCTAGCACTTAGAGGCAGCGTAAACACGGGTAAATTTGATAGACTGGTAGAAAAGGAAAAAAGAAATGCGTTTCCCACGTTTGAAGAACATCTAAGAAAGGTACTCGAGTGGAAGCAGGACCCAAGTAAATTCGTCCAAGACTTGTTTGATGACTCACATGATGATTTGTTGTACCAGGCCATCAAGGGAAAACTATTGCATTCTACATGA
- a CDS encoding PEFG-CTERM sorting domain-containing protein, with protein MNKRLGGFVLFAIMISAVGIGPAFASPYAVQQNQVMANSTATSGNTTTTSSANTMTSSSSTNTMMSSSSSGAITVTTDKTSYNDGDKIAISGSTQDYITDTPITVIIISPIGNLVKVDQVNLGSDKTFSTSITATGALWQAAGAYTIKVQFGGPDRTAQTTFQFAGSAGGGPSGPTMKVDGTDFSVTYSITNGKVIGMKIDTNSKSLVVSIQTTGDGVLTMTLPRGLIDAKNGNTDAPFVVMNDGQESTFDQTSTTTTDRTLSIPFTSGTSQIEVVGTFAIPEFGTVAAAVLVIAIVSIIAISSKTELRFIPKY; from the coding sequence TTGAATAAACGATTGGGCGGATTTGTATTATTTGCAATTATGATCAGTGCTGTCGGTATCGGTCCCGCTTTTGCTTCTCCATATGCAGTACAACAGAATCAAGTAATGGCAAATTCTACAGCCACATCTGGAAATACAACAACTACATCGTCAGCAAATACAATGACGAGTTCCTCGTCAACAAATACCATGATGAGTTCCTCTTCATCAGGTGCAATCACAGTTACAACCGACAAGACTTCATACAATGACGGAGACAAGATTGCAATATCTGGAAGTACGCAGGATTACATTACCGATACTCCAATTACTGTCATAATAATCAGTCCAATAGGAAACCTTGTAAAAGTTGATCAGGTCAATCTTGGTTCAGACAAGACTTTTTCAACATCAATAACGGCTACCGGCGCACTCTGGCAGGCCGCAGGTGCATATACCATAAAAGTGCAGTTTGGCGGTCCGGATAGAACGGCCCAGACAACCTTCCAGTTTGCAGGCTCTGCAGGAGGAGGACCCTCAGGACCAACAATGAAGGTTGACGGTACCGACTTTTCAGTTACATACAGCATTACAAACGGCAAGGTTATCGGAATGAAAATTGATACAAACTCAAAATCACTTGTCGTATCAATACAGACAACAGGTGACGGAGTACTTACAATGACACTCCCAAGAGGCCTTATTGATGCAAAGAATGGAAACACAGATGCCCCGTTCGTAGTAATGAATGACGGACAGGAGTCCACCTTCGATCAAACCAGTACTACGACAACTGACAGGACACTTTCAATTCCTTTCACCAGCGGAACATCACAGATTGAGGTAGTAGGAACATTTGCAATTCCGGAGTTTGGCACAGTTGCAGCAGCCGTTCTTGTCATTGCAATCGTATCAATAATTGCAATATCATCAAAGACGGAATTGCGATTCATTCCAAAATACTAG
- a CDS encoding winged helix-turn-helix domain-containing protein: MAIPDLETIMRPLLEFLADGKPHVMDEAENHLAKIFGLSEEEKNKMKPSGSETLFHNRIHWAKFYLKKAGLVESPPRKPFKITPRGSTVLKEGKNKIKITYLKKFQEFSDFVDRKND; the protein is encoded by the coding sequence ATGGCTATTCCTGATCTTGAAACTATCATGCGTCCGCTTTTGGAATTTCTAGCTGACGGTAAACCACATGTCATGGACGAGGCGGAAAACCATCTTGCAAAAATCTTTGGACTTTCCGAGGAGGAAAAAAATAAAATGAAACCAAGCGGAAGTGAGACCCTGTTTCATAACCGAATCCACTGGGCCAAGTTCTACCTGAAAAAGGCAGGACTTGTAGAAAGTCCTCCAAGAAAACCATTCAAAATAACTCCCAGGGGAAGCACGGTTCTCAAGGAAGGCAAAAACAAAATAAAAATAACCTATCTGAAAAAGTTTCAGGAATTCTCCGACTTTGTAGACAGAAAAAATGACTAG